The DNA sequence GATATAGACGGGGGTTGTTTTTGCTTGCTATATTGCTACTAAACAAATCACAACGAAAAGTTGATGTGATGCGCTATTGGAAAGGACTTGCGAGAATAGGCGGGCTAATATTAATAGCTTTATTTTTATGGGTTACGCTGATACCCTTATTCTTTAGTGTTGAGCCGTTTGGGGAACGAATACTTGGGATGGCCCGCCCGATTGAAGTATTTTTGTATTGTGTAGGTGTGATGATTTTTGCAAAAGATGATTTTTTTACAAAAAATCTATGTTCTTTTTCTATAATAAGTGCAATATTTATTTCTTTATTTGCCTTTACAAGACGCCTTCTTCTGTCTTTTTCAGCAATTCGGGATGATTGGGTATTCGGTATGCACGCCGCTTTAGCGGGTCTCATCTTATCATCTTTGTTGCCTTGGATCTTTTACGCAATATGCTCGAAAAACACTGACCGGCATCGCAGAATATTCTATATAATTGCGTTGTTTTTGTCGTTAACTGCGATTTTTGTGACATATTACCGTACAATATGGTTAGCTGTCATTGCTCAAATTATTATCGCTGTGCCGCTTTCATATTATTGTTTTAACGCTAACTTGTTGAATCATAAAAAATTGTTGGTTACAATTATTATTCTTATTACCACTGCTTTCACATATTCATATCATGTAAGTTTTACTGTGAGAAATAATATAGCGAGGTCTATGTACATATGCAGCGATTTTGAAGCATTTACATCAAGAAGGGGAGAAATATGGGTAGAGGCTATATCCCTTATCTCTAAGCGTAAGTTGGGAGGGTACGGATGGGTAAGCTATGATGATTTTGCAGTGATAAAAAAACATCATCCTCATTCAAGTTACTTGGAAGCGGCTTTTCATGCTGGTATTCCTGCTGCTATTTTATATTGCGCTGCTTTACTTATCTTTTTCCTGCTTGCATTACGGTATATTTTTACGAAAACAAAGCCCTGTTCAATACCCTATGTTGTTTCTTTGATGATATTGGCTTCCGCAGTAGCTGGGCTTACCGAAGCATTCTTTTTTGTAAGCCGCGAATATCTTATACCATTTTGGTCTATGGTTTCAATGCTGATTTCTCCTTTATTTGTAAAAAGAAAACTAGAGGTATATTATGACGAATAGGCAAACCGTTCTTCTAAGCATAATAATCCCTGCCTATAATGTTGAACTATATATCAAAGAATGTTTAGATTCAATTTTTTATAGTTTGACGGTAGAGTCTGCATGTTTAGTAGAAGTCATTGTTATAAACGATGGCTCCCAGGACAGAACTACAGATATTTTAGAGCAGTACGATAGCCGTCACTGTGTCTTCCGTGTTATAAATCAAAGTAACAAAGGGCTATCATACGCTAGAAATATAGGGATAAATGCAGCAAGAGGAAAGTATCTTATGTTTGTGGACAGCGATGATTACCTAGTCCCGGATTCTTTAGACAAACTGATCACTTTTCTTTCTGTCAATGAAAACGTAGACATTGTTGAATATGATTTTTACGAATTTGTAAGCGCAGATGAGATGATAAAAGATAAGCAAGAAATGCCTTCTATTTCTAAAGGTAGTGGACAGGAAATTTATGCTGCTTGGGTAAAGCAATCTTATTTTCGTCATTTGGTTTGGACAAAAATTGTTTTAAGGGAACTCGTAACCACACATAGGATATTCTTTTATGAAGGTATTGTCCATGAAGATGATGAGTGGACTCCGAGAATATTTGCATATGCTAGAAAAGTTCTTTATTTACCATTGCATGTGTATGTTTATAGAATAAGACCTGGATCTGTTATGTCAACAATAACGTGGAAGAATTACTTTGACAAAATAAAGGTATTTGATTCGCTTGTACAGTTTTCATTGACTAAAGGATTTTCGAAGGAATATGTAAATGCCTTGAAAGTTAGTGCTTCTTCAATTTATTGGTGGTTGTTTTCCGGGATCAAGCGAAATGGGAAGTATGACGAAGAGCTGATATCGAAGATTCTCGAGCGTGAATATATAATTAAGTACAGCAGAACTTTTCACAGACGGTTTTTTTATAAACTTGTAGTAAAATTATTAGGGGTAAAGGGATTTTATTTCTTTAAATATGCAATAAAAGATTTGTTTAGATATAATTAACCGATTGTTGTTCAAAGAGATATCGATCAGAGTGGTACATAAACTTTAAATAAGTTAAAGAGGTATAGTGATGCATCCGTTGATTAGTATAGTCGTACCGGTCTATAACCTTGTAGATAGAGTAAAATTTATGATTGACTCACTGCTAAAACAGGATTATGGTGAGTTGGAAATTATTTTAGTTAACGATGCTTCAACTGATAGCTCGCTAATGTGTATGGAAGAGATTGTGAGTACTAATGTCAAATGCAATATCCATATTATAAATCACAATAAAAATAAAGGAGTATCCGCAGCTAGGAATACAGGGTTAAAAACGGCAAAGGGGGACTATGTTATCTTTGTGGATGGAGATGATATGGTCGAAACTAATTTTGTTTCTGTGCTGTATGAAACAATATCAAAAAATAATAGTGACATGGTTTCCTGTGGATATAGAACTATTGAAATAAAAAGAGGGACAAAGGAAGAACATCCATTAACAGTTCCTGCAAATATAAGCGATATTGACCTCATAAAAGGGCGTATTTTGAATAAAATAGAGGTTTCCCATTGGGCTACTTTGTTTCGTAAAGATTTTCTTCTTGAAAATAATTTGTTTTATGAAGAAGGGTGTACGGCAGGTGAAGATATAGAGTTCATTATAAAAGTACTGTGTCGCAGTAAAAAAGTTTCTTTTGTAAAAGATTGTCTATATATTTACGTTCAACACGATAACATGGGGTCACGAAAAGAGATAAAAAATAACGAAAAAAAAATAGAGCGTTATTTACATCATACGGAGGCGCATTTTAGAGAGGCCGAATATATTAAAAAATATACGAAAAATAAAACGCTGTACACGCTTGCCGAATATATGATTTTGCCGCAGGCATATCTCCGGATGCTCTCGGTTTGCGCTATGAAAAATGATAGAGATAAATTTGATAGTATGCGCAGATCTCAGAGTGTAAAAGACGTGCTTCTTAACAGCTATAGGTCTTTCTTGTATAAACCGGAGGTTTTTCTGCGGGCCTGTGTTGTTTTCTTTCTTCCTAATGTTTATTATAGCAAGTATCGTCATTACTTAAATGACTAGTTAAAAGAGAGTTGGTTATAATAAATGTATGAAGACCATGAAATTCAGGTAGCTCTAGCCTTTTGTGACCCGAAGGGAACCTATTCTCGCCATGCGGCGGTAACGATGGCGTCGATTTTTGCAAATACCAATGGTAATGTCTGTATTCATATTATACATGATGATACTCTTACGCCAACTAACAGAGAAAAACTAAGATCGCTTACCCAATTCTATAAACAGAAAATCAATTTTATCAATGTGGAAAATATGCTTGATGAAAAGAGCATAGACGTAAGTAAACTTACCATAGACGGCGCTCGCGGTACACTCTTCCGCTTGTTGCTTCCTGATATTGTAGCTGCGGATAAAATTATTTACCTTGATTGCGATATAGTCGTTAATATGGATATTTCTGAACTGTGGGGAATACAGCTCGGCGGTTATGCGGTTGCCGCGGTGAGGGATGTTTGGTCTTTAGATTTCCTCAATGGGATTCCTATACCTTGGCGTCTTAATAAAGCTTGGGAGTTACTTGGCGTGGCGCGCGGCGAGTATTTTAACGCCGGCGTACTGTTGCTGAATTTAAAAAAACTTAGGGATGAATATGACTTCTTAAAATCTGTAGCGGACTTCTATGCAGAATATAAGAAGTGCATAACCCTTGCCGATCAGGATTGTCTGAACTATATTTTTGCGAATGACAAACTGCTTATAGATGAAAAATTTAATCACATCAATTCAGAGGGAGTAGGGGAAGATGACCTTTACGGTTCAATCTGGCATATGGCCGGAGGCGCGGCTAAACCTTGGGTAACCTGTACCCGTCCTTTTGTCGATGACCTGTATTGGCGCTATCTTAGACTCACTCCATATTGCGAAGACGATAACGCGCTGATTAGGATGATGCTTAATGATCTGTCTTCTCCATCATATACGCACCTTCATTCCTCTGATTGTGTTAAACGCCTGAAAAGGCAGATCGCAGATAATATCTTCCGTGCGCATATTTGGACGGTTCCGCATATATTAATAAAGAAAATCAGTGGTGGTTCGAAATGAGGATTATAGAGGTTTTACCGGAACTTGATATCGGCGGTGTTGAAAGGCATGTCATTGACCTCGCAAATGAGCTTGCAGAACGCGGACATGATATTGTTGTGATATCCGCTGGCGGAAAAATGCAGTGTCAGCTCTCGCAGAAGGTCAGCCACCTTTGTTTGCCCGTGCATAAAAAAAATCCACTAACGGGCTGGTTTTGCGCGCGAAAAATAGCGAAATTTGCGAATGATGGAAAGTATCAGCTGATCCACGCCCATTCCAGAGTTCCCGCCTGGATCGCGCGGTGGGTTTCTAAAATGGCCGGTATCCCATACGTTGTGACAGCGCATGTGGACTTTGGTAATAAATCAAGATGGATTTACTCTCCCTACCGTGAAGCGGCTCGTGTCATATGCGTCAGCGAAGCGGTCCGCGACGGCATGAAAGACTGTTTTTATGAAAATACGCAGATCGTATTGAATGGCCTTGATGAGCCCAAAGTTCATTGGAATGATGACAATCCCAAAGACTTCGTAAAATTTCTCTTTGTCGGACGGCTCTCTTCTGTTAAGGGGATGCAAGATGTGCTGAAAGCATTGCCGTCGGATAAAAGTTGGACTTTGGATGTACTTGGCGACGGACCTATGCGTCCGGAGCTTGAGGGGCTTGTTAAAGAATTAGGGCTTAGTAAAAAGGTGACATTCCATGGCTATTCCGACAGAGCTGATGAATTTATGGCCGATTCATCCTGCCTTCTTTTCCCCTCATATATTGAAGGTATGCCTCTCACACTTGCGCGGGCGGTGCAGATCGGCATTCCCGTACTGGCCTCTGATATAGAACCGGTCGCGGAGATGGCGGGAACGCGAGACGGTCTGCTGAAACCAGGCGATATAGAAGAATGGCGCCGTGCGATAAATAATTTTCTTTGCACCAGGGCTGTAACGCTGAATATTTCATCTTCAAGGGTTCCCACCCTGAAAAAAATGGCCGATGAAGATGAAGAAATTTATGAAGAGGTTTTGCGGATGCAGTGTCAGGGAAAGGAACGTTGAATGATGCGTGTCCTGCATTATGTAGATGAAAACAACCTTACTTGGTGCGAATCCTGGAGATCGCTGCTTTGCAAATTGAAAGAACTTGGTGTGGAAAGCACTGTTGTCTGCCGTCCCGGTGGTACGCTCTCTAAATATCTGCAAGACAGTGGCTTGGCTACAATTGAATACAAACCGCTTTTACCGGCTCTCCCCTGTACGGCTTTTGGTGTTGCCTCCGCTATCGATAAAGTCCGTCCCGACATAATTCACACAAGATTATCTTCCGCTGCTATGGTAGGCGGCTGGTGGGGCAAACTTAAAAATATCCCTGTGGTGTCAACGGTTGATAAGCACGCGAAGATGAAATATTACTGGAATGCAGATATGGTAGTGCCGTGTTCAAGGGCTGTCGCTAAACACATGCAGGCGCAGGGATGTCAATTAGCGAAAACGAGGGTCATATACAACCCGATAGACCTATCGTACTACAAGGCGTTTCCACAAGTGCGCGAATCTGTCAGAGAAAGATATTCAGTACCGCCAACTGCAAAGGTGGTTGTAGCCGGCGGCCGGTTTGACGAGGGCAAAGGTTTTGAAAGTCTTATTAAGGCTTATGCCCTGTTTCTGGATCATTATAAAAATCGTGAGGATATGCGGCTGTGGCTTTTAGGGGACGGACCGTATCGCAATAAGATCGAGGATTTGATCAAAGAGTGTTCCCTTGACAATAATGTGATGCTGCCGGGGTATGTGTCCAATATCAGAGAATGGTTTTGGGCCGCCGATCTGTTTGTTTCGCCGTCAGAGTTACCGGAGGGGTTTAGCGTTATATTGTTGGAAGCTATGGCTTGCGGACTCCCTGCGTTAGCCACGAACATTGGCGGATCGCCGGAGATCGTGATAGACGGTGTAAACGGCATGCTTTTTTCTCCTGGCAGAACGGAAGAATTGGCCGAGAAACTTGGAGCGGTGCTGGATGCTCCCGACAGATTACCGACGCTATCAAAAGAGGCAAAAAAAAGTGCCGCGATATTTGATTTAAATGCCATAGCCAAACAGACTTTGGAAGTATATGCGGAGTTGGCGTCCGACGGAGCGAGGTTGTAAATTGTATAAGATAAAACGCGAAATTATCCGGCTGTGGATGCAGATGGCTGTAAAATATCCTAATCTAATCCCAGCCATATTTTCGAAATATATAAAGATGATGTGGAACGATAATCAGCGCCGCTGCGCAGAGAAGGAATATCGGACGGTGAATTTTGACGTTAAGGCCGATGATTTAAAAAAAGATACTCAAATCCTTGACCTTTCATGTACGTCGGGTTTTGGCGAGACTGTCCACCCGGACGTACTCTTTATTCCAGGCGGTTTTGGTGAGTTTGGCTGGAAGTATGTTATGACTCTGACGCCTCTGCCAAGAGGAATAGAATATTTTGAAAATCCTGAATTTTTAGTTAGCCATGACGGCATCTCGTGGGAGATACCATGCGGCGGGAAATCCCCGCTTGTCGATGCCCCCTTCGATTGGGTTGGCTACAATTCAGACCCGACCCTGTTTTATGAAGACGGTATTGTCCACATGATCTACCGCCGGACTGAGTATAAGGGAAACGGCGCGGATGTGCGGCTGCTTGTCATGCACAGCTCTGACGGAGTCTGCTGGAGCGTACCTTTGGTGATTATGGAGGAACACCACCACCGTAAGGATTTGGCGGTACTGATGTCCCCCACTGTGGTCAAGTTGGCTGGAGAATATTTAATGTGGTATGTACAGGGAAGCGGTGGCAGCTTTTCTGTGGTACGCGCACAGAGCAAAGACCTGTACCAGTGGTATGGATTCATGTCTTCGATGTTAAGGGGGATGCCCGAGGGTACGGAGCCGTGGCATCTTGATGTCATTAAGAAGGGCAAGGAAGAATTATTAATGGCACTTTGTTATCAGCATGTTGGAAATTATAAGTCCAACAGAGGAATATTGTTTGCCTCAAGCAACGACGGGGGGATATTGTGGAATATTTCAGGTAAACACCTTGAGCCTGGGGAATCAAATTTTTGTAAAAAGAGTCTTTATAAAGCATCCGCCGTTTTTGCGGAAAACGGCGGATTGCTGTTGTATTATTCTGGCCAAGATAATTTGGACCACTGGCTTACTGTGAGGAGAGAAATAACTCTTTAGACCTGCCCTCTTTCAAACCTCCACGAGTCCCTGCACATATCCTCCACCGAGCGGTGGGCCTTCCAGTCAAGCTCCTGCTCGGCTTTTTTCGTCTCCGCGTAGCAGGTGGCGATGTCTCCCACGCGGCGCGGCGTTATTTTGTAGGGGATTTTGATGCCGTTGACGCGCTCGAAGGCGGTGACCAGCTCGAGCACCGAGGTGCCGCGGCCGGTTCCGAGGTTATAGACGGAGACGCCGCCGCCCATTTTTTTCAGCGCCGCGGTATGTCCCTCGGCAAGGTCCATCACGTGTATGTAGTCGCGGACGCCGGTGCCGTCCACGGTATCGTAGTCGTCGCCGAATACGCGCAGCTCCTTCAGCTCGCCCTTCGCGACCTTTGTGATGTAAGGCATCAGGTTGTTGGGAATGCCGTTCGGCGCCTCGCCGATGAGCCCGCTCTCATGCGCGCCAATGGGATTGAAGTAGCGCAGCAGGGCCACGGAGAATCCCGGGTTGGCGGCGGCGGTGTCTGAGAGGATCTTTTCGCTTATGACTTTCGTCTCCCCGTAGGGGTTCGTCGCGGGCATCAGCGGCATCGTCTCCACGAACGGCGCTTTGTTGTCGCCGTAGACTGTGGCCGATGAGGAAAAGACGAAATTTTTCACGCCGCGCATCACGCAGGCCTTTGCCAGCTCGATGGTGCTCACTAGATTGTTGTAGTAATAGGCGAGCGGCTTTTCGACCGATTCTCCGACCGCTTTGAAGCCCGCAAAGTGGATGACGCCGTCTATCTTATTTTCGTCAAATATCCGCGTGACCGCGGCGCGGTCGGTGACGTCCGCCTCACAGAAGACGAAGCCGCGTCCCGTTATCTCCTTTATGTGCTCCAATGTCCGCGGTTTACTGTTGGAGAAGTCGTCGGCGATGACGACGGAATATCCCGCCTCAAGCAGGGCGACAGAGGTGTGCGAGCCGATGAAGCCCGCCCCGCCGGTCACTAGTATGTTCTTCATCTATAAATTTTTTCCCAGTTCATAGGCCTCGAAGAGATATTTGCGCCCCTTTTCTGCCATGTCCGTCTTGGGGTACATATCTGGCGCGCAGATCATGCCCGCGATGTTCCAGTTCGCGAAGTTACAGGCGAGGCGGAAAGAGGCTTTCAGTCCGTCGAAGCAGCTTATCTCCGTGTCGCCCGCCGTTGCCAGCAGTACCGCCCGCTTGTCCTTAAGATTGGTTTTGGCGTCCGCCGCGAAAAATGGCAGCAGCCGGTCCCATACCGGCTTTATCTGCGCGCTCCAGGAATAGTAGTAGAGCGGCGACGCGAAGACGAGGACCTCCGCCGCCGTGATGTCTTCATATACCGGGGCCATGTCGTCCTGCTGTATACATGGAGAGCCGCTGCTCCAGCATTTGCGGCAGTCAAGGCAGCCGTTCAGCTTTTTACCGGCGAGGCGCACCTTGCGCACTTCGTAGCCTCTCTCCTCCGCTCCCTTCACGAGAGAATCGGCAAGCTGTTCGCTGTTGCCCTCTTTACGCGGGCTTCCAAGCAATATCGTCATTACTTTTTTACCGGTCATCGTGGTTTCCCCCAATTATATTAATCTTTAACGGCTCTATTATATTATTTTTATGGTGAATAGGCTAATGCGGGACATTCAGGTGATACAATCTGTATTTGAAGCCATTCTTTCCATAAAGAATGCGCCGCGCCGTCGGTCCGCTGTCGTTTACGCGGAATTTTTACGGGTAAACAGTGTCGCGGCTACGTGGTAGAATAAAGTCGCGTAAAAATAAACTTAGGAGGAATAGGAATGTTACTGTGCCGTGATTTTAAATTTGATGCAGCACATAATCTTATACATTATCATGGAAAGTGTGAGCGTCTTCACGGCCACACCTACCATCTGCGGGTGACGCTTGAGGGAGAGCCTGACGCCGAGGGGATGATCTTTGACTTTGTAGACCTCAAAAAGGCCGTTAACGAGCTTGTGCTCTCTAAGCTTGACCATGCCTATATAAACGATATCCTGCCGCAGCCTACCGCGGAATATATCGCGGTCTGGATTTTCCGCGCGCTTGACGGGCCGCTTTCGCGCGCCAACTGCCGGCTACATGAGATACGGCTGTGGGAGACGGAGAGCTCTTCCGTCATCTGCCGCCGCGAGGATGTAAAAGATGCGTGACGTACAGAACGAGACCGACAACAGGAATATGGTGATCGACCGGGTCGGTATCCGCGACATCTCGTGGCCGATCTCGGTGCCTGACCGCACGAACGGAACGCAGGAGATGGTCGCCCAGGTGAGCCTCTCGGTCTCGCTGCCGCAGGACTACCGCGGCACGCACATGAGCCGCTTTGTAGAGGTCCTCGGGGCGCAGGAGAAGCGCGTCACCTTTCATAATATGGAGGGGCTGCTGGTGACTCTCAAGGAACGGCTGAAGGCCCGCGACGCGCACGCCGTATTCGATTTCCCCTATTTCATCACGAAGGCCGCGCCGGTCAGCGGCGCTAAGGGGCGGCTGCGCTGCGATGTCCGCTTTGATGCGGCGCTCCGCGGCGATGATTTTGACCTTGTGACGACGGTCACCTCTCCGATCCAGACTCTCTGTCCCTGCTCAAAGGAGATCTCCCAATTTGGAGCTCACAACCAGCGCGCGCACGCGGTGATGGAGGTGCGCCTCGCCGGTTTCGTCTGGCTTGAGGAGTTTGTTCAGATGGCCGACGACTGCGCCTCGGCACCGATATACAGCCTGCTCAAGCGTGAGGATGAAAAGTATGTTACGGAGCGCGCCTACGAGAATCCACGTTTTGTCGAGGATTCAGTGCGGGAGCTCGCTCTCGCGATGCAGGCCGACGAGCGTGTGGTCTGGTACCGGGTCTCTGTGACGAGCCATGAGAGTATACATAACCACGATGCGTTCGCCGTGATAGAGAGGGATAAACGCACCGGCAATCTTCCCTCGCGGGAAAATTTACTATGTTCGCTGCGGCGAACGGAGGAAGGTTTATTATGACATCAATAAAAAGAGCGCTGCGCCGCGCCGTCCTGAACGATAACGGCGTCGAACGCGTAAAGTCGCGCCATCCGTGGCTCTTTCGCGGCAACCTGATCCAGGCTCCCGTCTGTGCCCCCGGCGACATTATCGCCTTCACCGACAAAAGGGGGATGGTGCTTGGCTGGGGCCTTTGGAGCGAGGGGGCGCTCTGTATCCGAGTACTCTCATTTGGCAGCCATGAGCCTGACCAGATGGAGCTGCTGCGCAGCCGCGTCGAGCGTGCGCTCGCGGTGCGCAAATGCTGGTGCGCCGGCGAAGAGTCCTTTCGCTGGGT is a window from the Cloacibacillus sp. genome containing:
- a CDS encoding flavodoxin family protein, producing MTGKKVMTILLGSPRKEGNSEQLADSLVKGAEERGYEVRKVRLAGKKLNGCLDCRKCWSSGSPCIQQDDMAPVYEDITAAEVLVFASPLYYYSWSAQIKPVWDRLLPFFAADAKTNLKDKRAVLLATAGDTEISCFDGLKASFRLACNFANWNIAGMICAPDMYPKTDMAEKGRKYLFEAYELGKNL
- the queD gene encoding 6-carboxytetrahydropterin synthase QueD produces the protein MLLCRDFKFDAAHNLIHYHGKCERLHGHTYHLRVTLEGEPDAEGMIFDFVDLKKAVNELVLSKLDHAYINDILPQPTAEYIAVWIFRALDGPLSRANCRLHEIRLWETESSSVICRREDVKDA
- a CDS encoding glycosyltransferase, with the protein product MHPLISIVVPVYNLVDRVKFMIDSLLKQDYGELEIILVNDASTDSSLMCMEEIVSTNVKCNIHIINHNKNKGVSAARNTGLKTAKGDYVIFVDGDDMVETNFVSVLYETISKNNSDMVSCGYRTIEIKRGTKEEHPLTVPANISDIDLIKGRILNKIEVSHWATLFRKDFLLENNLFYEEGCTAGEDIEFIIKVLCRSKKVSFVKDCLYIYVQHDNMGSRKEIKNNEKKIERYLHHTEAHFREAEYIKKYTKNKTLYTLAEYMILPQAYLRMLSVCAMKNDRDKFDSMRRSQSVKDVLLNSYRSFLYKPEVFLRACVVFFLPNVYYSKYRHYLND
- the folE2 gene encoding GTP cyclohydrolase FolE2, with translation MRDVQNETDNRNMVIDRVGIRDISWPISVPDRTNGTQEMVAQVSLSVSLPQDYRGTHMSRFVEVLGAQEKRVTFHNMEGLLVTLKERLKARDAHAVFDFPYFITKAAPVSGAKGRLRCDVRFDAALRGDDFDLVTTVTSPIQTLCPCSKEISQFGAHNQRAHAVMEVRLAGFVWLEEFVQMADDCASAPIYSLLKREDEKYVTERAYENPRFVEDSVRELALAMQADERVVWYRVSVTSHESIHNHDAFAVIERDKRTGNLPSRENLLCSLRRTEEGLL
- a CDS encoding glycosyltransferase family 8 protein, whose amino-acid sequence is MYEDHEIQVALAFCDPKGTYSRHAAVTMASIFANTNGNVCIHIIHDDTLTPTNREKLRSLTQFYKQKINFINVENMLDEKSIDVSKLTIDGARGTLFRLLLPDIVAADKIIYLDCDIVVNMDISELWGIQLGGYAVAAVRDVWSLDFLNGIPIPWRLNKAWELLGVARGEYFNAGVLLLNLKKLRDEYDFLKSVADFYAEYKKCITLADQDCLNYIFANDKLLIDEKFNHINSEGVGEDDLYGSIWHMAGGAAKPWVTCTRPFVDDLYWRYLRLTPYCEDDNALIRMMLNDLSSPSYTHLHSSDCVKRLKRQIADNIFRAHIWTVPHILIKKISGGSK
- a CDS encoding glycosyltransferase family 4 protein — encoded protein: MMRVLHYVDENNLTWCESWRSLLCKLKELGVESTVVCRPGGTLSKYLQDSGLATIEYKPLLPALPCTAFGVASAIDKVRPDIIHTRLSSAAMVGGWWGKLKNIPVVSTVDKHAKMKYYWNADMVVPCSRAVAKHMQAQGCQLAKTRVIYNPIDLSYYKAFPQVRESVRERYSVPPTAKVVVAGGRFDEGKGFESLIKAYALFLDHYKNREDMRLWLLGDGPYRNKIEDLIKECSLDNNVMLPGYVSNIREWFWAADLFVSPSELPEGFSVILLEAMACGLPALATNIGGSPEIVIDGVNGMLFSPGRTEELAEKLGAVLDAPDRLPTLSKEAKKSAAIFDLNAIAKQTLEVYAELASDGARL
- a CDS encoding O-antigen ligase family protein — protein: YRRGLFLLAILLLNKSQRKVDVMRYWKGLARIGGLILIALFLWVTLIPLFFSVEPFGERILGMARPIEVFLYCVGVMIFAKDDFFTKNLCSFSIISAIFISLFAFTRRLLLSFSAIRDDWVFGMHAALAGLILSSLLPWIFYAICSKNTDRHRRIFYIIALFLSLTAIFVTYYRTIWLAVIAQIIIAVPLSYYCFNANLLNHKKLLVTIIILITTAFTYSYHVSFTVRNNIARSMYICSDFEAFTSRRGEIWVEAISLISKRKLGGYGWVSYDDFAVIKKHHPHSSYLEAAFHAGIPAAILYCAALLIFFLLALRYIFTKTKPCSIPYVVSLMILASAVAGLTEAFFFVSREYLIPFWSMVSMLISPLFVKRKLEVYYDE
- a CDS encoding glycosyltransferase; protein product: MTNRQTVLLSIIIPAYNVELYIKECLDSIFYSLTVESACLVEVIVINDGSQDRTTDILEQYDSRHCVFRVINQSNKGLSYARNIGINAARGKYLMFVDSDDYLVPDSLDKLITFLSVNENVDIVEYDFYEFVSADEMIKDKQEMPSISKGSGQEIYAAWVKQSYFRHLVWTKIVLRELVTTHRIFFYEGIVHEDDEWTPRIFAYARKVLYLPLHVYVYRIRPGSVMSTITWKNYFDKIKVFDSLVQFSLTKGFSKEYVNALKVSASSIYWWLFSGIKRNGKYDEELISKILEREYIIKYSRTFHRRFFYKLVVKLLGVKGFYFFKYAIKDLFRYN
- a CDS encoding glycosyltransferase family 4 protein gives rise to the protein MDGSAYINKENQWWFEMRIIEVLPELDIGGVERHVIDLANELAERGHDIVVISAGGKMQCQLSQKVSHLCLPVHKKNPLTGWFCARKIAKFANDGKYQLIHAHSRVPAWIARWVSKMAGIPYVVTAHVDFGNKSRWIYSPYREAARVICVSEAVRDGMKDCFYENTQIVLNGLDEPKVHWNDDNPKDFVKFLFVGRLSSVKGMQDVLKALPSDKSWTLDVLGDGPMRPELEGLVKELGLSKKVTFHGYSDRADEFMADSSCLLFPSYIEGMPLTLARAVQIGIPVLASDIEPVAEMAGTRDGLLKPGDIEEWRRAINNFLCTRAVTLNISSSRVPTLKKMADEDEEIYEEVLRMQCQGKER
- the galE gene encoding UDP-glucose 4-epimerase GalE codes for the protein MKNILVTGGAGFIGSHTSVALLEAGYSVVIADDFSNSKPRTLEHIKEITGRGFVFCEADVTDRAAVTRIFDENKIDGVIHFAGFKAVGESVEKPLAYYYNNLVSTIELAKACVMRGVKNFVFSSSATVYGDNKAPFVETMPLMPATNPYGETKVISEKILSDTAAANPGFSVALLRYFNPIGAHESGLIGEAPNGIPNNLMPYITKVAKGELKELRVFGDDYDTVDGTGVRDYIHVMDLAEGHTAALKKMGGGVSVYNLGTGRGTSVLELVTAFERVNGIKIPYKITPRRVGDIATCYAETKKAEQELDWKAHRSVEDMCRDSWRFERGQV